One Ostrea edulis chromosome 2, xbOstEdul1.1, whole genome shotgun sequence genomic region harbors:
- the LOC125681485 gene encoding pre-mRNA-splicing factor ATP-dependent RNA helicase DHX16-like, producing MFYARKMASIIETWVNDKLHDILGISDNFISQFLLGLAKKSADPDEFIRKLRETGTVEIDANMINFAHELWNKLPRKVVAEKSSRILERQALEMQKKNKSYQLVDSDSDYDSNIVPSKRSKSDRKKQYRKKQDSSSEDSSEEQNLDQDDDRDETDVDSEEEMEKQRQQDLEERDKFAERLKEKDKEKQRSVMSKSEKKAYEEARKRLEMEAKDRRKIIPELRKKSRRDYLKKRNVDKLDDLEAELMDEDYLFGEMELTEKEKRERDYKKTVLKLAKDHHKAREVEKVNRYYMPKDDVKVSEKYEEDFTEKGPNYEQKRWEEEHVGAAIMKFGARDAKSKSKQKDYDFIMDEEIEFVQVLQMPGTGKNKDEPELTDAQRKKMTIEETQKSLPVYPFKQDLIDAINEHQVLIIEGETGSGKTTQIPQYLHHAGFTKNDMKIGCTQPRRVAAMSVAARVAEEMGFKLGNEVGYSIRFEDCTSERTMIKYMTDGMLLREFLGEPDLASYSVMIIDEAHERTLHTDVLFGLVKDISRFRPDLKLLISSATLDAEKFSEFFDDAPIFRIPGRRFPVDIYYTKAPEADYLDAAVVSVLQIHVTQPPGDILVFLTGQEEIETSNEMLQERTKKLGSKIKELLILPIYANLPSDMQAKIFEPTPPGARKVVLATNIAETSLTIDGIKYVIDPGFCKQNSYNARTGMESLIVTPISKASSNQRAGRAGRVSAGKCFRLYTAWAYKHELDDNTVPEIQRTNLGNVVLLLKSLGINDLIHFDFMDPPPHETLVLALEQLYALGALNHRGELTKLGRKMAEFPVDPMLSKSILASEQYKCSKEILTICAMLSVNNAVFYRPKDKVVHADTARVNFFRPGGDHLTLLNVYDQWEETAFSTQWCYENFIQHRSMKRARDIRDQLEGLMERVEIEITSNPGESVGIRKAITAGYFYHTARLDKGGNYRTVKHHQTVMVHPNSSMYEDRPKWLIYHELVFTTKEFMRQVIEIENSWLLEVAPHYYKQKELEDTSKRKMPKGAGKSREEMTRTY from the exons ATGTTTTATGCTAGAAAAATGGCTTCAATTATCGAAACATGGGTCAATGATAAACTTCATGATATACTGGGAATATCAGACAACTTcatttctcaatttcttctggGACTGGCCAAGAAATCAGCGGATCCTGATGAGTTTATCAGGAAACTTAGAGAAACTGGCACAGTCGAGATTGATGCAAATATGATAAACTTTGCTCATGAACTTTGGAATAAG TTGCCAAGAAAAGTTGTGGCAGAGAAAAGTTCCCGCATCTTAGAGAGACAAGCCTTGGAGATGcagaagaaaaataaaagttaCCAACTTGTGGACAGTGATAGTGATTATGATTCAAATATTGTCCCATCCAAG AGGTCAAAATCTGATAGGAAGAAACAGTACAGGAAAAAGCAAGATTCCTCATCAGAGGACAGCAGTGAGGAGCAAAA TCTAGATCAGGATGATGACAGAGATGAAACAGATGTTGATTCAGAGGAAGAAATGGAAAAACAAAGACAACAGGATTTAGAAGAGAGAGACAAGTTTGCTGAACGTTTAAAGGAGAAAGATAAGGAGAAACAGAGATCTGTCATGTCCAAGTCAGAGAAGAAA GCATACGAGGAAGCAAGGAAAAGGCTAGAAATGGAGGCAAAGGACAGAAGGAAGATCATCCCAGAATTAAGGAAGAAATCTAGGAGGGAttatttgaaaaagagaaaCGTGGACAAACTAGATGACCTCGAAGCAGAGCTGATGGATGAGGATTATCTATTTGGGGAAATGGA GCTTACAGAAAAAGAGAAAAGAGAACGAGATTATAAGAAGACCGTCCTCAAACTGGCAAAAGATCACCACAAAGCCCGTGAGGTTGAAAAGGTGAATCGGTATTACATGCCAAAGGATGATGTCAAAGTGTCTGAAAAATATGAAGAGGATTTCACAGAGAAAGGTCCCAATTATGAACAAAAACGCTGGGAAGAGGAACACGTTGGTGCAGCCATCATGAA GTTTGGAGCTCGAGATGCTAAATCCAAAAGTAAGCAGAAGGATTATGACTTCATTATGGATgaagaaattgaatttgtacAAGTTTTACAGATGCCAGGGACAGGAAAAAATAAG GATGAACCAGAATTGACAGATGcccaaagaaagaaaatgacAATAGAGGAAACACAGAAAAGTCTGCCAGTGTATCCGTTCAAACAGGACTTAATTGATGCTATAAATGAGCACCAGGTCCTCATCATAGAGGGGGAGACAGGGTCAGGAAAAACTACTCAGATTCCCCAGTATCTACATCATGCT ggatttacaaaaaatgacaTGAAAATTGGCTGTACTCAACCACGGCGTGTAGCAGCCATGTCTGTCGCAGCCAGAGTCGCTGAAGAGATGGGCTTTAAGCTTGGCAATGAG GTCGGCTACAGCATCAGATTTGAGGACTGTACATCTGAGAGAACCATGATTAAGTACATGACAGATGGTATGCTTCTTCGTGAATTTTTAGGAGAACCAGATCTGGCAAGCTATAG tGTGATGATCATTGATGAGGCCCATGAGAGAACTCTTCACACAGATGTTTTGTTTGGGTTGGTGAAGGACATATCTAGATTTAGACCAGATTTAAAGCTGCTCATTTCCAGTGCCACCCTGGATGCAGAAAAATTCTCTGAG TTCTTTGATGATGCGCCAATTTTCCGTATCCCTGGAAGAAGATTTCCTGTTGATATCTACTACACCAAGGCTCCGGAGGCAGACTACCTAGATGCTGCTGTAGTGTCAGTGTTACAGATTCATGTCACCCAGCCTCCTGGGGACATTCTGGTCTTTCTTACAGGCCAGGAGGAGATTGAGACTTCCAATGAAATGTTGCAG GAAAGAACCAAGAAACTGGGAAGCAAAATCAAGGAGCTTCTCATCCTTCCTATATATGCCAATCTTCCATCGGACATGCAAGCCAAGATATTTGAACCTACCCCTCCTGGTGCAAGAAAG GTAGTTTTGGCCACAAATATTGCCGAGACTTCTCTCACAATAGATGGAATCAAGTACGTAATTGATCCGGGATTCTGCAAACAGAACAGCTACAATGCCAGGACAGGAATGGAGTCGCTCATTGTCACTCCTATATCTAAG GCTTCCTCCAATCAGAGAGCAGGAAGAGCGGGCCGAGTTTCAGCAGGAAAGTGCTTCAGACTGTATACAGCATGGGCATACAAACATGAACTGGATGATAATACCGTCCCAGAAATTCAGAGGACTAACCTGGGAAATGTTGTGTTACTTTTGAAAAGTTTGGGAATAAATGACTTGATCCATTTCGATTTCATGGACCCTCCACCACATGAAACTCTGGTGTTAGCACTTGAACAGTTGTATGCTCTGGGGGCGTTAAACCATCGAGGCGAACTCACCAAATTGGGAAGGAAGATGGCTGAATTTCCAGTTGATCCCATGTTGTCTAAAAGCATTTTGGCTTCAGAGCA ATACAAGTGTTCAAAAGAAATCCTGACAATATGTGCCATGTTATCTGTGAACAATGCTGTGTTTTATCGCCCAAAAGACAAAGTAGTGCACGCTGACACGGCTAGAGTAAATTTCTTTCGCCCGGGAGGTGATCACTTGACCTTATTAAATGTGTATGATCAGTGGGAAGAGACAGCTTTCTCCACACAGTGGTGTTATGAAAATTTCATTCAGCATCGATCCATGAAGAGAGCCCGAGACATCCGAGACCAGCTGGAAGGACTAATGGAAAGAGTAGAGATAGAGATCACCTCAAATCCTGGGGAGTCTGTGGGCATTCGTAAG GCAATAACAGCTGGCTATTTTTACCACACGGCTCGATTAGACAAGGGAGGTAATTATAGAACTGTCAAACATCACCAGACGGTCATGGTACATCCGAACAGTAGCATGTACGAGGATCGACCAAAGTGGCTTATCTATCATGAACTTGTATTTACAACCAAAGAATTCATGAGACAG GTGATTGAAATTGAGAATTCATGGCTGCTGGAAGTTGCACCCCATTACTACAAGCAGAAAGAACTTGAAGACACATCCAAGAGGAAAATGCCAAAAGGGGCTGGAAAGTCGAGAGAAGAAATGACAAGAACATACTAA